The following proteins are encoded in a genomic region of Acidobacteriota bacterium:
- a CDS encoding DUF4197 domain-containing protein, protein MLKILAAILVMAAFTLSVAAQNNKNVSDNEISGGLKEALSKGVGSAIKSLGKEDGFFKNVRVKIPLPKSLQKVEKIVRVAGQGRAVDEFVLSMNRAAEKAVPVAVDVFVDSIRKMTFDDARQILFSKEQDSATQFFRRTSEETLREKFRPIVEEFTAKTGVTQKYKAMIGKAGFAAQFLGKDATDLDGYVTQKALDGLFLLIADEEKKIRKDPLGRTTSLLKKVFGILR, encoded by the coding sequence ATGTTGAAAATTCTCGCAGCAATACTTGTAATGGCGGCGTTTACGCTCAGCGTTGCGGCGCAGAATAATAAGAACGTTTCCGACAACGAGATATCCGGCGGGCTCAAAGAGGCTTTGTCTAAAGGCGTCGGGTCGGCGATCAAGTCGCTTGGAAAAGAAGACGGATTTTTTAAGAATGTCCGCGTTAAAATTCCGCTTCCCAAATCGCTGCAAAAGGTCGAAAAGATCGTTCGGGTCGCCGGTCAAGGAAGGGCCGTTGATGAATTTGTCCTTTCGATGAATCGAGCTGCTGAAAAAGCGGTTCCCGTCGCGGTCGATGTGTTTGTCGATTCGATCAGGAAGATGACGTTCGATGACGCCCGGCAGATCTTGTTCTCGAAAGAGCAAGACTCAGCCACGCAATTCTTTCGACGCACCTCCGAGGAGACCCTGCGTGAAAAGTTTCGCCCGATAGTCGAAGAGTTCACCGCCAAGACCGGCGTTACACAAAAATACAAAGCTATGATCGGCAAAGCCGGTTTCGCTGCCCAATTCCTGGGCAAAGACGCCACCGACCTTGACGGCTACGTCACCCAAAAAGCCCTCGATGGTCTTTTTCTCCTCATTGCCGACGAAGAAAAGAAGATCCGCAAAGACCCCCTAGGCCGTACGACATCGCTTCTCAAAAAAGTATTTGGAATATTGCGGTGA
- a CDS encoding putative sulfate exporter family transporter yields the protein MIIAKILFFLVLIFVLSPWGSPFLALTLGLAIALTLGNPFPKLEGKPTTYLLQASVVMLGFGMNLGAIVKAGQSGILFILAVVFGALVLGFVFGKLLATPKRITTLITVGTAICGGSAIAAVGPAIKAENDEMSVSLGTIFVLNAVALFAFPFIGHSIGMSQEQFGLWCAVAIQDTSSVVGASSAYGAAALAVAATVKLARALFIAPLALALAFMFREKDAKAKITVPWFIFLFVGAAAIRTFAPVIIQPSIFDAIVNLAKAGFAVTLFLIGLSISVAMLKKVGVRPFLLGTILWIIIASISLWAVLKFA from the coding sequence ATGATCATCGCAAAGATCCTATTCTTTCTTGTCCTGATCTTCGTCCTTTCGCCGTGGGGCTCGCCATTTTTGGCGTTGACGCTTGGCCTGGCGATTGCGTTGACGCTCGGTAATCCTTTTCCGAAGCTCGAAGGCAAGCCGACAACGTATTTGCTGCAGGCATCGGTCGTAATGCTTGGATTCGGGATGAATCTCGGGGCGATCGTCAAAGCAGGTCAGAGTGGAATACTTTTTATTCTGGCGGTGGTCTTCGGCGCGTTGGTACTTGGGTTCGTGTTTGGGAAACTGCTCGCGACGCCTAAGCGTATCACGACATTGATCACGGTCGGCACGGCAATTTGCGGCGGATCGGCCATCGCCGCTGTCGGGCCGGCGATCAAGGCTGAGAATGACGAGATGTCCGTCTCGCTTGGCACGATATTCGTCCTGAATGCCGTCGCACTGTTCGCGTTTCCGTTTATCGGACATTCGATAGGGATGTCGCAGGAACAGTTTGGGCTTTGGTGCGCAGTGGCTATACAGGACACGAGTTCGGTTGTCGGTGCATCGTCCGCGTACGGGGCCGCCGCACTCGCGGTAGCCGCTACCGTTAAACTGGCACGGGCCCTATTCATCGCACCTCTCGCCCTCGCCCTTGCGTTCATGTTTCGCGAAAAAGACGCAAAGGCAAAGATAACTGTGCCGTGGTTCATCTTCCTTTTTGTCGGAGCCGCCGCAATTCGGACATTCGCTCCGGTCATCATTCAGCCGAGCATATTTGACGCCATCGTCAACCTCGCAAAAGCGGGATTCGCCGTCACGCTATTTCTGATCGGCCTCAGTATCTCGGTCGCGATGCTCAAAAAGGTCGGAGTCCGCCCGTTTCTTCTGGGTACGATCCTCTGGATCATTATTGCCTCGATCTCACTATGGGCAGTTCTCAAGTTTGCCTAG
- the uvrA gene encoding excinuclease ABC subunit UvrA, which translates to MSIKQISVRGARQHNLKNIDVDIPRDKFVVITGLSGSGKSSLAFDTIYAEGQRRYVESLSAYARQFLDQLEKPDVDSVEGLSPAISIEQKTVSRSPRSTVGTVTEIYDFMRLLFSSIGQPHCHQCDAPITRQSLDQIVAGILDHPEGERVMILAPIVRGRKGEFKKELEKLSKDFNRARIDGELRQLDEEIILDKRKNHTIEVVVDRLLMKEGVRERLSESVKTALKLTGGAVLVSIIDGDEKLYSEKMACVDCGINIATLEPRSFSFNSAFGACKRCQGIGTVMEIDAAKIVPDEDVPAGKVNFLNGVDKAGATFLQSALLAIIEKFTFGDKLEPPKVVEEKAKSKAVAAKRGRKMRDRDGETTDIVQQFLDTDFAELPKEIRDAFFYGTKRRLTFRHGDYKFEREWSGAMRAMRERIENPPSEKIKAALEELIAPMPCPLCHGQRLQPESLAVKVNGLGIADYTEQPITDSVKRFADIKLSPRDEKIAGLILKEIRDRLSFLDAVGLGYLTLSRSSASLSGGEGQRIRLATQIGSQLRGVLYVLDEPSIGLHPRDNQRLLETLHTLRDLGNTVLVVEHDEETIEHADYVIDLGPLAGTHGGEVIATGTPAEIKKNKTSMTGRYMSGELKIDVPDVRRLPNGKRIKVLGARGYNLKNIDAEFPLGLLTVVTGVSGSGKSTLVEEILYPALYKHVYKSTVGGEALEHDSIEGLDLVDKIIEIDQKPIGRTPRSNPATFTGLFTPLRELYAMLPESRTRGYKSGRFSFNVKGGRCEACEGGGMKRIEMNFLPDVYVTCDVCRGHRYNRETLAVKFKGLSIADLLDTTIEDALPLLENIPSIKQKLQTLLDVGLGYIKVGQSSTTLSGGEAQRIKLAKELSKRATGKTIYILDEPTTGLHFADVHKLLEVLQKLVDTGNTVIVIEHNLDVIKSADYIIDLGPEGGSGGGKVVATGTPEEVAKVKKSFTGQALKVVLK; encoded by the coding sequence ATGAGTATCAAGCAAATTAGTGTCCGCGGGGCACGCCAGCATAACCTCAAGAACATCGATGTCGATATTCCGCGCGATAAATTTGTCGTGATCACGGGGCTGTCCGGAAGCGGCAAATCGTCGCTGGCGTTCGACACGATATATGCCGAAGGCCAGCGACGGTATGTCGAATCGTTGTCGGCGTACGCTCGTCAATTTCTAGATCAACTAGAGAAGCCCGATGTCGATTCGGTAGAGGGCCTAAGCCCTGCGATCTCGATCGAACAGAAAACAGTTTCGCGCAGCCCGCGTTCGACGGTCGGAACTGTGACTGAGATCTACGATTTTATGCGGCTGCTGTTCTCGTCCATTGGGCAGCCGCATTGCCATCAATGCGACGCTCCGATCACGCGGCAATCGCTCGACCAGATCGTCGCTGGCATCCTCGATCATCCGGAAGGCGAACGCGTGATGATACTTGCGCCTATCGTGAGAGGTCGCAAGGGTGAATTTAAGAAGGAACTCGAAAAGCTCTCAAAGGATTTTAACCGGGCACGTATCGACGGCGAACTTCGCCAACTGGATGAAGAGATCATCCTTGATAAGCGCAAAAACCACACTATCGAGGTCGTCGTCGATCGGCTGCTGATGAAGGAAGGCGTTCGCGAACGGCTGTCCGAATCGGTGAAAACCGCACTGAAACTCACGGGCGGAGCGGTTCTCGTTTCGATAATTGACGGCGACGAAAAGCTGTACAGCGAAAAGATGGCGTGCGTCGATTGCGGCATCAATATCGCGACGCTCGAGCCGCGGTCGTTCTCGTTCAACTCCGCATTTGGTGCGTGTAAACGCTGTCAGGGCATCGGAACCGTGATGGAGATCGACGCCGCTAAGATAGTGCCGGACGAAGATGTTCCGGCGGGGAAAGTCAATTTTCTAAACGGTGTCGATAAAGCGGGTGCGACGTTTCTGCAATCCGCTTTGCTCGCGATCATCGAGAAGTTTACCTTCGGCGATAAGCTCGAACCGCCGAAAGTCGTTGAGGAAAAAGCCAAATCCAAAGCTGTTGCGGCGAAACGTGGACGCAAAATGCGTGACCGCGATGGTGAGACGACGGACATCGTTCAACAATTCCTCGACACCGATTTCGCTGAGCTGCCAAAGGAGATACGCGATGCGTTCTTTTACGGGACGAAGCGGCGATTAACGTTTCGTCACGGAGATTACAAATTCGAACGCGAATGGAGCGGAGCGATGCGTGCGATGCGTGAACGCATCGAAAATCCGCCGTCTGAAAAGATAAAAGCCGCTCTCGAAGAGCTGATCGCCCCAATGCCCTGTCCGTTGTGCCACGGCCAGAGATTGCAGCCCGAAAGCCTTGCGGTAAAGGTCAACGGCCTCGGCATCGCCGATTACACCGAGCAGCCGATCACCGATTCTGTAAAGCGATTTGCCGACATTAAGCTCAGTCCACGCGATGAAAAGATCGCTGGATTGATCCTCAAAGAGATCCGCGACCGTTTGAGTTTTCTCGATGCCGTGGGCCTCGGATATCTGACGTTGTCGCGTTCGTCGGCGTCGCTTTCGGGCGGCGAAGGGCAGAGAATTAGGCTCGCGACGCAGATCGGTTCGCAGCTTCGCGGTGTTTTATATGTTCTGGACGAACCAAGCATCGGGCTGCATCCTCGTGATAATCAGCGGCTTCTGGAGACATTGCATACGCTTCGCGATCTTGGAAATACGGTTCTCGTCGTCGAGCATGACGAAGAGACAATTGAGCACGCAGATTACGTCATCGATCTCGGCCCGCTCGCCGGAACCCACGGTGGCGAGGTCATCGCGACCGGAACGCCCGCGGAGATCAAGAAGAACAAGACCTCCATGACCGGCCGATACATGAGCGGGGAACTAAAGATCGACGTTCCCGACGTTCGCCGCCTGCCGAACGGTAAACGCATCAAGGTCCTAGGAGCGCGAGGCTATAATCTCAAGAACATCGACGCCGAGTTTCCGCTTGGGCTATTAACTGTTGTGACAGGTGTGTCCGGCTCGGGCAAATCGACGCTCGTCGAAGAGATACTCTATCCAGCACTCTACAAACACGTTTACAAATCTACCGTCGGGGGAGAAGCTCTCGAACACGACTCGATCGAAGGCCTCGATCTCGTGGACAAGATCATCGAGATCGATCAAAAGCCGATCGGCCGCACGCCGCGATCTAATCCGGCGACGTTTACGGGGCTGTTCACGCCACTTCGCGAGTTGTACGCGATGCTTCCGGAATCTCGCACTCGCGGCTATAAATCCGGCAGGTTTTCGTTTAACGTCAAAGGCGGACGCTGCGAGGCGTGCGAGGGCGGCGGCATGAAACGCATCGAGATGAACTTCCTGCCCGACGTGTACGTCACCTGCGACGTGTGCCGCGGCCACCGGTACAATCGCGAAACGCTCGCCGTCAAATTCAAAGGCCTCTCGATCGCCGACCTCCTCGACACCACCATCGAAGACGCTCTGCCGCTGCTCGAAAACATCCCTTCAATTAAACAGAAGCTGCAAACCCTGCTCGATGTCGGCCTCGGCTACATCAAGGTCGGCCAGTCTTCGACCACGCTCTCGGGCGGCGAGGCCCAACGCATCAAACTCGCCAAAGAATTGAGCAAACGAGCGACCGGAAAGACCATCTACATCCTCGACGAACCCACGACCGGCCTCCACTTCGCCGACGTTCACAAACTGCTCGAGGTCCTGCAAAAGCTCGTCGACACCGGCAACACCGTCATCGTCATCGAACACAACCTCGACGTCATCAAATCCGCCGATTACATCATCGACCTCGGCCCCGAAGGCGGCTCCGGCGGCGGCAAAGTCGTCGCCACAGGCACGCCCGAAGAGGTCGCCAAAGTCAAAAAGTCCTTCACCGGCCAGGCGTTGAAAGTTGTCCTGAAATAG
- a CDS encoding DUF2200 domain-containing protein has translation MTNERVFAMSFAGVYPHYVAKAEKKGRTKEEVDEVIRWLTGYTKAGLAKQIETRTSFRDFFDKAPRLNLNAPLIKGTVCGIRVENIEDPLMQKIRWLDKLIDELAKGKKMEKILRSAE, from the coding sequence ATGACAAACGAACGAGTTTTTGCGATGAGTTTTGCGGGGGTTTATCCGCATTATGTGGCGAAGGCCGAAAAGAAAGGCCGCACGAAGGAAGAGGTTGACGAGGTTATTCGCTGGCTGACGGGATATACGAAGGCCGGGCTCGCGAAGCAGATCGAGACGCGTACCAGCTTTCGCGATTTCTTCGACAAGGCCCCGCGGCTCAACCTAAACGCCCCGCTCATCAAAGGCACCGTCTGCGGCATCCGTGTGGAAAACATCGAAGACCCGCTAATGCAGAAGATCCGCTGGCTCGACAAACTCATCGACGAGCTCGCGAAGGGCAAAAAGATGGAAAAGATCCTGCGGAGCGCGGAATAG